Proteins from one Neodiprion fabricii isolate iyNeoFabr1 chromosome 5, iyNeoFabr1.1, whole genome shotgun sequence genomic window:
- the LOC124182959 gene encoding glycerol-3-phosphate dehydrogenase, mitochondrial isoform X2, producing MATRKLILAAGASAVGAGVITSHYFLTDSNTVFAEQQVSRPPKRPLPTRESQIKSLKSENYDVLIIGGGATGAGCALDAATRGLKTALIEGDDFASGTSSRSTKLIHGGVRYLQKAIMQLDFEQYRMVKEALHERASMLHSAPHLAHPLPIMLPVYTWWQIPYYWFGIKMYDVVAGSKTVKSSYYLSKSNALELFPMLKGDKLTGAIVYYDGQQDDARMNLAVALTAARHGATVANHVSVVNLLKGLDIDGKRVLVGARLKDELTGEEWDVKAKAIINATGPFTDHIRKMDDQTVKEICCPSSGVHIVLPGYYSPDQMGLLDPATSDGRVIFFLPWQKQTIAGTTDLPCEVTHNPRPTEDEIMFILQEVKNYLNPDVEVRRGDVLSAWSGIRPLVSDPNKPNTQSLARNHIVHVSSTNLVTIAGGKWTTYRAMAMEAVDAAVKACNLKPASGCQTDGMRLEGAHGFTPTMYIRLVQDFGLECEVAQHLAQSYGDRAFAVAKMAALTGKRWPIIGKKVHPEFPYIDAEIRYGVREYARTAIDMIARRLRLAFLNVQAAQEALPGIIDIMAEELNWSAEEKQRQHREASEFLANEMGQMVNRASRDKIPINLTKDEIQLYIKRFQIIDKDRKGYVSINDIRRGLKGLGIMLSAEELHTLLNEIDMTYNGQMELQDYLQMMSAIKSGHVAYSRFARMAEMEEAQHEKDILKKKISVERSGGGL from the exons ATGGCTACGCGGAAACTCATCCTCGCAGCCGGAGCGAGTGCCGTCGGTGCCGGTGTTATCACCTCTCATTATTTCCTCACGGACTCGAACACG GTGTTCGCTGAGCAACAGGTGTCGAGGCCTCCGAAACGACCCTTACCGACAAGAGAGTCTCAGATCAAGTCTCTAAAGTCAGAGAATTACGACGTTCTCATAATCGGAGGAGGTGCGACTGGAGCAGGATGTGCCTTAGACGCTGCAACCCGAG GTTTGAAAACTGCTCTCATTGAGGGGGATGACTTTGCCTCTGGCACGTCATCCAGGAGCACCAAATTGATACATGGAGGCGTTCGCTATCTGCAGAAGGCCATCATGCAACTGGACTTTGAACAGTATAGGATGGTCAAGGAGGCTCTACACGAACGTGCTTCCATGCTCCACAGCGCCCCTCATCTTGCCCACCCTCTACCTATCATGCTGCCTGTCTACAC GTGGTGGCAGATACCTTACTACTGGTTCGGTATTAAAATGTATGACGTCGTGGCGGGTAGCAAAACTGTCAAGTCCTCGTATTATCTGAGCAAGTCCAATGCCCTGGAGTTATTCCCCATGTTGAAGGGGGACAAGTTGACAGGAGCTATCGTCTACTACGATG GTCAGCAAGATGATGCTAGAATGAACCTGGCAGTTGCATTGACTGCGGCGAGGCATGGAGCTACAGTTGCTAACCACGTCAGCGTTGTAAATCTACTCAAAGGACTTGACATT GATGGGAAAAGAGTTCTAGTCGGCGCACGTCTTAAAGATGAGTTGACGGGTGAAGAATGGGACGTCAAGGCTAAAGCGATAATAAATGCAACCGGCCCATTTACAGATCACATACGAAAAATGGATGATCAGACTGTGAAAGAGATCTGCTGTCCTTCATCGGGAGTTCACATTGTTCTTCCGGGCTATTACAG TCCCGATCAGATGGGTCTCCTGGATCCAGCCACCAGCGATGGTCGCGTCATCTTCTTCCTGCCATGGCAGAAACAGACAATCGCTGGCACGACTGACCTGCCCTGCGAAGTCACCCACAACCCGCGACCCACAGAGGATGAAATCATGTTCATCCTTCaggaagtgaaaaattatttaaatccGGACGTTGAAGTGCGACGAGGTGACGTGCTCTCCGCATGGAGCGGTATCCGGCCCCTTGTTTCAGACCCGAACAAGCCCAACACTCAATCCCTCGCAAGAAATCACATTGTCCATGTCAGTTCTACGAATCTCGTAACCATTGCCGGTGGAAAGTGGACTACATATCGCGCCATGGCTATGGAAGCAGTCGACGCGGCTGTTAAAG CGTGCAATTTGAAACCTGCAAGTGGTTGCCAGACTGATGGCATGCGGTTGGAGGGTGCCCATGGCTTTACACCGACGATGTACATCAGACTTGTGCAGGATTTTGGTTTGGAATGTGAAGTAGCCCAGCATTTAGCGCAGAGCTACGGTGACCGAGCGTTTGCAGTAGCAAAGATGGCGGCTCTAACTGGAAAGCGGTGGCCAATTATAGGCAAGAAAGTACATCCAGAGTTCCCATATATCGACGCTGAG ATTCGATATGGAGTGCGCGAGTACGCGAGGACGGCAATTGACATGATTGCGCGAAGACTCAGGCTCGCCTTCTTGAATGTGCAGGCTGCGCAAGAAGCTCTGCCGGGCATCATTGACATTATGGCAGAGGAGCTGAACTGGTCGGCAGAGGAGAAACAACGGCAGCATCGCGAGGCTAGTGAGTTTCTCGCCAACGAGATGGGTCAGATGGTGAATCGTGCATCCCGAGACAAGATTCCCATCAACCTTACCAAGGACGAGATTCAGCTGTATATCAAACGGTTCCAGATCATTGACAAGGACCGTAAAGGATATGTCTCCATTAACGACATTAGGCGCGGGTTGAAG GGTCTTGGTATAATGCTGTCGGCAGAAGAGCTTCATACTCTGCTTAATGAAATCGATATGACGTACAATGGGCAAATGGAACTCCAGGACTATCTGCAG ATGATGTCGGCAATCAAGTCTGGTCACGTAGCTTACTCTCGATTCGCAAGGATGGCAGAAATGGAAGAAGCTCAGCACGAGAAAGACAtacttaagaaaaaaataagcgtTGAGCGATCTGGTGGTGGCTTATAG
- the LOC124182959 gene encoding glycerol-3-phosphate dehydrogenase, mitochondrial isoform X1: protein MATRKLILAAGASAVGAGVITSHYFLTDSNTVFAEQQVSRPPKRPLPTRESQIKSLKSENYDVLIIGGGATGAGCALDAATRGLKTALIEGDDFASGTSSRSTKLIHGGVRYLQKAIMQLDFEQYRMVKEALHERASMLHSAPHLAHPLPIMLPVYTWWQIPYYWFGIKMYDVVAGSKTVKSSYYLSKSNALELFPMLKGDKLTGAIVYYDGQQDDARMNLAVALTAARHGATVANHVSVVNLLKGLDIDGKRVLVGARLKDELTGEEWDVKAKAIINATGPFTDHIRKMDDQTVKEICCPSSGVHIVLPGYYSPDQMGLLDPATSDGRVIFFLPWQKQTIAGTTDLPCEVTHNPRPTEDEIMFILQEVKNYLNPDVEVRRGDVLSAWSGIRPLVSDPNKPNTQSLARNHIVHVSSTNLVTIAGGKWTTYRAMAMEAVDAAVKACNLKPASGCQTDGMRLEGAHGFTPTMYIRLVQDFGLECEVAQHLAQSYGDRAFAVAKMAALTGKRWPIIGKKVHPEFPYIDAEIRYGVREYARTAIDMIARRLRLAFLNVQAAQEALPGIIDIMAEELNWSAEEKQRQHREASEFLANEMGQMVNRASRDKIPINLTKDEIQLYIKRFQIIDKDRKGYVSINDIRRGLKLFGDKEVPGEELHEILREIDTNMNGQVELDEYLQMMSAIKSGHVAYSRFARMAEMEEAQHEKDILKKKISVERSGGGL from the exons ATGGCTACGCGGAAACTCATCCTCGCAGCCGGAGCGAGTGCCGTCGGTGCCGGTGTTATCACCTCTCATTATTTCCTCACGGACTCGAACACG GTGTTCGCTGAGCAACAGGTGTCGAGGCCTCCGAAACGACCCTTACCGACAAGAGAGTCTCAGATCAAGTCTCTAAAGTCAGAGAATTACGACGTTCTCATAATCGGAGGAGGTGCGACTGGAGCAGGATGTGCCTTAGACGCTGCAACCCGAG GTTTGAAAACTGCTCTCATTGAGGGGGATGACTTTGCCTCTGGCACGTCATCCAGGAGCACCAAATTGATACATGGAGGCGTTCGCTATCTGCAGAAGGCCATCATGCAACTGGACTTTGAACAGTATAGGATGGTCAAGGAGGCTCTACACGAACGTGCTTCCATGCTCCACAGCGCCCCTCATCTTGCCCACCCTCTACCTATCATGCTGCCTGTCTACAC GTGGTGGCAGATACCTTACTACTGGTTCGGTATTAAAATGTATGACGTCGTGGCGGGTAGCAAAACTGTCAAGTCCTCGTATTATCTGAGCAAGTCCAATGCCCTGGAGTTATTCCCCATGTTGAAGGGGGACAAGTTGACAGGAGCTATCGTCTACTACGATG GTCAGCAAGATGATGCTAGAATGAACCTGGCAGTTGCATTGACTGCGGCGAGGCATGGAGCTACAGTTGCTAACCACGTCAGCGTTGTAAATCTACTCAAAGGACTTGACATT GATGGGAAAAGAGTTCTAGTCGGCGCACGTCTTAAAGATGAGTTGACGGGTGAAGAATGGGACGTCAAGGCTAAAGCGATAATAAATGCAACCGGCCCATTTACAGATCACATACGAAAAATGGATGATCAGACTGTGAAAGAGATCTGCTGTCCTTCATCGGGAGTTCACATTGTTCTTCCGGGCTATTACAG TCCCGATCAGATGGGTCTCCTGGATCCAGCCACCAGCGATGGTCGCGTCATCTTCTTCCTGCCATGGCAGAAACAGACAATCGCTGGCACGACTGACCTGCCCTGCGAAGTCACCCACAACCCGCGACCCACAGAGGATGAAATCATGTTCATCCTTCaggaagtgaaaaattatttaaatccGGACGTTGAAGTGCGACGAGGTGACGTGCTCTCCGCATGGAGCGGTATCCGGCCCCTTGTTTCAGACCCGAACAAGCCCAACACTCAATCCCTCGCAAGAAATCACATTGTCCATGTCAGTTCTACGAATCTCGTAACCATTGCCGGTGGAAAGTGGACTACATATCGCGCCATGGCTATGGAAGCAGTCGACGCGGCTGTTAAAG CGTGCAATTTGAAACCTGCAAGTGGTTGCCAGACTGATGGCATGCGGTTGGAGGGTGCCCATGGCTTTACACCGACGATGTACATCAGACTTGTGCAGGATTTTGGTTTGGAATGTGAAGTAGCCCAGCATTTAGCGCAGAGCTACGGTGACCGAGCGTTTGCAGTAGCAAAGATGGCGGCTCTAACTGGAAAGCGGTGGCCAATTATAGGCAAGAAAGTACATCCAGAGTTCCCATATATCGACGCTGAG ATTCGATATGGAGTGCGCGAGTACGCGAGGACGGCAATTGACATGATTGCGCGAAGACTCAGGCTCGCCTTCTTGAATGTGCAGGCTGCGCAAGAAGCTCTGCCGGGCATCATTGACATTATGGCAGAGGAGCTGAACTGGTCGGCAGAGGAGAAACAACGGCAGCATCGCGAGGCTAGTGAGTTTCTCGCCAACGAGATGGGTCAGATGGTGAATCGTGCATCCCGAGACAAGATTCCCATCAACCTTACCAAGGACGAGATTCAGCTGTATATCAAACGGTTCCAGATCATTGACAAGGACCGTAAAGGATATGTCTCCATTAACGACATTAGGCGCGGGTTGAAG CTGTTTGGCGACAAGGAAGTACCTGGTGAGGAACTTCATGAAATCTTACGTGAAATCGACACTAACATGAACGGTCAAGTCGAACTGGATGAATATCTACAG ATGATGTCGGCAATCAAGTCTGGTCACGTAGCTTACTCTCGATTCGCAAGGATGGCAGAAATGGAAGAAGCTCAGCACGAGAAAGACAtacttaagaaaaaaataagcgtTGAGCGATCTGGTGGTGGCTTATAG